The Populus nigra chromosome 14, ddPopNigr1.1, whole genome shotgun sequence genome has a segment encoding these proteins:
- the LOC133672980 gene encoding inactive TPR repeat-containing thioredoxin TTL3-like: MGDLSPEKKSAGCGLFSAVFGRRVFWPRRSTSTGSISTMNAANFTKTPSTPKRRRSGSDEAAFLGNPSSIAEEQRKSITKAPMHPKIPPSKTQNYGRKLPEDATKISSDQGHANQNQGYGNQNAYVKHGRRVPKEAVGLSGELESYISDHQKSKGSSTLVRASSSNVMLLGNLGNLRQGGGGGNTTSRDVLDYLPKTAREEVATPNGKYPNSVMGNVVKKQNEEKPNVGAQPAAGSLCRALSTRMDPEQLKIMGNEDYKNGNFAEALALYDAAISIDPNKASYRSNRSAALTALGKLLEAVFECREAIRIEPHYHRAHHRLANLHLRLGEAEKAIYHYKRAGPEADHADISNAQALQAHLNKCTDARRHRDWNTLIKETAATISAGSDSALQIYALQAEALIKLHRHQEADEALQKGPNFDVDACTQFFGPIGNANLLMVRAQVDMAIGRFDDALASAQRATRLDSNNKEAYTVLKKAKAVAAARSHGNQLFKAAKFYEACNAYSEGLEHDPFNSVLLCNRAACRSKLGQYEKAVEDCNAALTVRPGYAKARLRRADCYAKLGKLEVSIKDYEMLQNEAPEDEELGRALMEAKEQLKKQKGLDAAA, translated from the exons ATGGGAGACCTGTCGCCCGAAAAGAAATCTGCAGGTTGCGGCCTATTTTCAGCGGTTTTTGGTCGAAGAGTTTTTTGGCCAAGAAGATCAACATCCACAGGTTCAATTAGTACAATGAATGCAGCCAATTTCACCAAAACACCTAGCACGCCGAAGAGGCGAAGGAGTGGCTCAGATGAGGCTGCATTTCTAGGCAATCCGTCTAGCATAGCAGAAGAGCAGCGAAAATCTATCACAAAAGCTCCCATGCATCCCAAGATCCCTCCTTCAAAGACCCAAAACTACGGTAGAAAACTTCCCGAGGACGCAACCAAAATATCATCTGATCAAGGTCATGCCAATCAAAATCAAGGTTACGGTAATCAAAATGCTTATGTTAAACATGGTAGGAGGGTTCCTAAGGAGGCAGTTGGTCTTTCAGGTGAGCTCGAAAGCTATATCTCTGATCATCAGAAATCTAAAGGAAGCAGCACGCTTGTTCGTGCTTCATCCAGCAATGTGATGCTCCTTGGCAATTTAGGTAACTTGAGGCAGGGAGGGGGTGGAGGAAATACGACTTCTCGTGATGTTCTTGATTACCTTCCTAAGACCGCAAGAGAAGAGGTTGCAACTCCTAATGGGAAATACCCTAATAGTGTAATGGGAAATGTAGTGAAGAAACAGAATGAAGAGAAACCAAACGTAGGTGCGCAGCCTGCTGCAGGTTCTTTATGCAGGGCTCTCTCTACTAGAATGGACCCTGAGCAACTTAAAATTATGGGTAATGAGGATTACAAGAATGGGAATTTTGCAGAGGCATTGGCTTTGTATGATGCAGCAATCTCGATTGATCCTAACAAGGCTTCTTATCGGAGCAACAGAAGTGCGGCATTAACAGCTCTAGGTAAACTTCTGGAGGCAGTCTTCGAGTGCAGAGAAGCCATTCGAATCGAACCCCATTATCATAGAGCTCATCATCGTTTAGCAAACTTGCATctcag ATTAGGCGAGGCAGAAAAGGCTATATATCACTACAAACGCGCAGGGCCAGAAGCTGATCATGCTGACATTTCAAACGCTCAAGCTCTTCAAGCCCATCTCAACAAGTGCACTGATGCTCGTAGACATCGAGATTGGAACACCTTGATCAAGGAGACTGCGGCTACCATATCTGCTGGTTCAGATTCAGCACTGCAA ATATATGCATTGCAAGCTGAGGCCTTGATAAAGCTTCATAGGCACCAAGAGGCCGACGAAGCATTGCAAAAGGGTCCAAATTTTGATGTGGATGCCTGTACACAATTTTTTGGTCCAATTGGCAATGCAAATTTGTTGATGGTACGAGCTCAGGTTGACATGGCTATTGGCAG ATTTGATGATGCTCTGGCCTCGGCACAACGAGCAACAAGGCTTGATTCTAACAACAAGGAAGCATATACGGTGCTGAAAAAGGCTAAAGCTGTAGCTGCAGCTCGATCACATGGCAATCAGCTTTTTAAGGCAGCAAAATTTTATGAGGCATGTAATGCATATAGTGAGGGACTTGAGCATGATCCCTTCAACTCAGTGTTGTTATGCAATCGAGCTGCCTGCCGGTCCAAGCTTGGCCAGTATGAAAAAGCGGTGGAGGATTGCAACGCTGCCCTTACTGTGCGCCCAGGTTACGCAAAGGCCAGACTAAGAAGAGCTGATTGCTATGCAAAG TTGGGAAAATTGGAAGTTTCAATCAAAGATTATGAGATGTTGCAAAACGAAGCCCCGGAGGATGAAGAACTGGGCAGGGCCTTGATGGAGGCCAAGGAACAGCTCAAGAAGCAGAAAGGACTGGACGCTGCAGCTTGA